In Drosophila yakuba strain Tai18E2 chromosome 2R, Prin_Dyak_Tai18E2_2.1, whole genome shotgun sequence, a single genomic region encodes these proteins:
- the LOC6531127 gene encoding armadillo repeat-containing protein 6 homolog: protein MAKVISQDTFDDVVKENVVEFSMTPSEAKEETIKQFEAQGINLANIIKDLSVNPQTGQPVINETVDKIKEHIGQKLKETTELLEQLATLDAECKKSLAHRVLAGKNGAHDALITLLEETLSADSPNESVLIKSLEAVNSLTHKQPDLFDAEAMAVVLKLLALKVENEEVTLLTLQWLQKACIMHEMNRQNIMNTPALKLMKPLLAKGKDRLVRELTAVFRFLVLDDDIRVEFGCAHEHARQIAGEVLIPLVELLPAYQDPNVLADLLLTIGTLAVRQELCTAIDEAGGLKSVFEIMSLNVDEVRLNREALKLLRALAGHDSVKSHIVQQGVAPIIKQLLETHQANENIVAAALACVTTLTLRVQEHSAAFFDTGIAEVIVEALRAHPKHKIVQRNGAWAIRNMVSRSRNQCETWISFGVEDLLNMAMKEHPSVEQDIKAALRDLGCSVHLREEWTGTAEKKIAA, encoded by the exons ATGGCCAAGGTTATATCGCAGGACACCTTCGACGATGTGGTGAAGGAGAACGTTGTGGAGTTCTCGATGACTCCCTCGGAGGCGAAGGAGGAGACCATTAAGCAATTCGAAGCACAG GGCATTAACCTGGCCAACATAATCAAGGACCTGTCCGTTAATCCGCAAACCGGCCAACCAGTCATCAACGAAACGGTGGACAAGATCAAGGAGCACATTGGGCAAAAACTGAAGGAAACAACGGAACTGCTGGAACAGTTGGCCACCTTGGATGCCGAATGCAAAAAGTCCTTAGCCCATCGTGTTCTAGCCGGCAAAAATGGAGCCCATGATGCCCTTATCACCCTGCTGGAGGAAACGCTCTCCGCTGATTCACCCAACGAATCCGTGTTAATTAAGTCCCTGGAGGCCGTCAACAGCCTGACCCACAAGCAGCCGGATCTGTTTGATGCCGAGGCCATGGCCGTGGTTCTTAAGTTACTGGCCCTCAAAGTGGAGAACGAGGAAGTCACCCTGCTGACGCTGCAATGGCTGCAGAAGGCATGTATCATGCACGAGATGAACCGCCAGAATATCATGAATACCCCCGCCCTCAAACTCATGAAGCCGCTTTTAGCGAAAGGAAAAGACCGCCTGGTGCGTGAGCTGACCGCCGTCTTTCGCTTCCTAGTGCTGGATGATGACATTCGCGTTGAGTTTGGCTGCGCCCACGAGCACGCTCGCCAAATAGCAGGCGAGGTGCTTATCCCCTTGGTGGAACTTTTGCCGGCATATCAGGATCCCAATGTGCTGGCGGATCTACTGCTGACCATTGGAACACTGGCGGTGCGACAGGAACTCTGCACCGCTATCGACGAGGCTGGGGGACTGAAGTCCGTCTTCGAGATCATGAGCTTAAACGTGGACGAAGTGCGTCTGAATAGAGAGGCCTTAAAGTTGCTGCGGGCCCTGGCTGGACATGACTCCGTAAAGTCACACATAGTACAGCAGGGCGTCGCTCCTATAATAAAGCAATTGCTGGAGACGCACCAGGCCAATGAGAACATCGTTGCCGCCGCTTTGGCCTGCGTGACTACGCTGACACTTCGGGTGCAGGAACACAGTGCCGCCTTTTTCGATACCGGCATTGCCGAGGTAATCGTGGAAGCACTTCGCGCCCATCCCAAGCACAAGATCGTGCAGCGAAACGGAGCGTGGGCCATCCGTAATATGGTGTCGCGGTCGCGAAACCAGTGTGAAACCTGGATCTCATTTGGCGTTGAGGATCTGCTAAACATGGCAATGAAGGAGCACCCCAGTGTCGAGCAGGACATCAAGGCAGCGTTGCGCGACCTCGGCTGTAGTGTTCACTTGCGCGAGGAATGGACGGGCACggcggaaaaaaaaattgctgCCTAA